aaaattGGCGGAACTCCTGTTTTGCTATCAAGACTTACGATTAATGTACCTACTAAATTGCGAGGAGTAGAAATCGTTACTTTAACGAATAAGCCACgagtaaatataataattattatattttttacttaaaattaagtaattacaattaaccCAGTGTATTATTGACCACAAAAAAGTTCTTTCAAGTTTTATGaacgtttttaattttaaatcatctaTTTATGTTAGAATCCatagagatttttttataccatCAGATTTTaaatctgaaaaataaaaaatattttaaattttttatttatttaatattttttatttttatttataaaaattaacagatctcaatttattttcttatcaagcaaatttagtgaaaaaattctcaagtgataattgatatgaaaagttttctatacaaatttattgagtaatgaatgataaataaaaattttaaaaaaaatatatacttttcattcgtaatgaaataatttttcgatctataaatttgtaaataaaatgtcCGAAAAACCtgaaagaatattttttattatcaataataagtGAGCTCAAGGAACAGCATAATTACTTAATATTactttgattaaatatttaattaacgtaaatattataaaatattttctcctAGATTTTTATCTCaggaaaattatataaatgttCAACGATTGGAATTCCAATGgtaaaaaaatcagtaaattatagtccaatgattttaaaagaagaaattctagaatataatttaaatacgagtgaaaaaatatcaactaataattcaaatttaataataaaacgaaGTACTGATCAACTTCCTGATAAATTAATTCCACTGATGACATCAAATCCTCAATCAGAAGCATTGATAAATGAGAATGCacctaaaatatatttaaactgTACGTCAACGGATGTGGAAtgtggaaaaataatttgtgatATCGGTTCTTTGAATAGTTATCAAGATACCGGTGGACTGCAGctagatttttcaattaatcctTTACTTTTATGGAATAACACTCAAGAAAATTATGAAGAGCAAGTTATTTTTACAACAGATGCTTTGATTGACGTTATTAAACCTGTaatgaaagaatttatttccggtacaaatttaattacttatactcatacaattatttataaaattgatagCAATAAGAATAAATCAATCAGTATTTGGATTATTATTGGGTCTGTGTTACTAGGATTAGTTGCATTATTcattattgcaattatattatacaaggtaataaactttaattttttttttgtttaaatcaaaatatattaaataaatttttagtaattaatgctcatatttatttaatatttcagtaTGGATTTTTTAATCGCAGTAAAAAACAAGAACTAGCGGCTCTAAAAAATGAAGTAAGTCAAAAATATTAAgcacagtaattttatttaatatttgtataATGTTTTGTTCTTAATTTTAGACAGACAGCATATCAGGAGCGTCGTAATTATAACTatcgtttatttataaaagtacatcattatttattgactttttttttgataatataagtagttaattatttaattcttgaaaatttatatttaataaagcGTTCGGTAAAAATGCTActgaaattgataaaaaaaaaaaaaaataaaatttatgctATATCTTAgatatatggaaaaataataattttatttttcgtgcaaaaaaaattcattccagattctaaaaaaattggacATGTAGAGCTTTTAAATTTGAGACGAATtagaaattcaattaaaacttttttcgaaattttagaAGTTTAAGAGTAAAAGACTTGGCAGTGTTACATGTTTACTCACAACATCTCCACTAAAGGGAAATGGTTGTAACTCTACTCATATACTTCTTTATTCAGTCTCAACTCTTCTCAGTTTCTTAATCAGCTTCAATCAGACTCAGCAACAACTTTACTCAGTTATAACTCTACTCACGTATTTTGGCCTAtcgataaaatatcaattctttgtgagtagagttgtagctgAGTAAAGTTGTTGCATAGTCTAGTTGAGTCTGAGTAAAGATATAACTGAGAAGAGTTGAAGCTGAGttaaaagataaatattttgagtAGAGTTAAGGCTGAGTAAAGAAGTAAATGAGTAGAGTTATAACTATTTATCTTGAGTAGAGATGTTGTAAGTAGACATGTAACACTGCCTTAGAACTTCACGTTCATAAATTTCAAGTCAGAtgagaacttttttgaaaaagctttttttttttaaaaactcttcATAATGGAGGAAAAAATCTAGTAtaggtttttaaaattatattataaaaattttctcatctaGCAGAAAATTCGTgcacataaaattataaatcaactAGATTTTTTGCTGTTAAAATTCTAAAGgctcaagaaaaataaaacttgaaattCTAATCTATCGCAAATTTAGAAATTCTATATGTCCAATTTTAttggaatgaatttttttacacgggttttatcctgataaatttaattgattttatatatttatatatattaacataattttttattattttaataagtagacgtttttaacacaaacttcacttaaaaaattttcattaaaaatgaaaaaaataaaatttaaaattgacttttgACTTTAAAAATGGAATGTAACTTAAAAGAAAACGTTCTAACGAGTAGTTTTTTATAGAAACATCTACTTACTTATATAGttgtaatattataattaataatacttttaattcttgttcatgataaaaaatatagataattaattattattaataattggcACTTGTTTGAGTTattatctatataaaaatattttttttcttaattatatacttttttaaccCAATAGTAAAAAGATGTTGacaaattactattaattacttaaaatattacGAGTATTTATTTCAGTAACTAGAGATTATTGATAAGTACTttgattaatcaaaattaagatgaatttaaatctttgattttatcatatattttatcttaatATAGACTTTATAAGTAATGTAATACTTTGATGATaagaaaccataaaaaattatggttcaaaatcttaaatttaacaataaactttttttagtcATGACATAAGTAATAAgcggtaacaaaaaaataaataaaataaaatataaagcagaaaaaataaacaaagcaCCATCACCTAAAAGCTTCTGGAGGTATAGCTCCTCGTTTATGGTGTTCCTCGAATGCTTTGATACCAATATCATAAATCCAATTAACTTCAGTTAAACACTTGTAGCTCCATTCATAATTCATTTTCGTTGTTACACTCAATGCTCGGGTCATTTGCTCTTTGATGGTATCAGGAAGTTGAGTGTTACCATTCGGTATAATCGGCGATGAAACTGGTGCTGGTGTACTTGGGATTCTCTCAAGACTTTGGGTTGACTGAAAGATATTCTGCTGCTGTTGCTGATTAATTAGCTGCTGTTGATGAACCAGTTGCTGTTGATTAACAAACTGCTGTTGATTTTTAGTAGCATCAGTTAAGTGAAGTTGTTCATTGCTGATACAGTATCCGGTTCCAAATTGTTCAATAATAAATGTCCTGCTAAAGAAACGAAcagttttgtttttgaaaCCAAGTTCTTTGAACAATCCGGTGattgttattatcatcataGACTCTGTGAGAGCATTTATGTCGATAGTAAAAGTTTCAGCAAGATGTTGAGTCTTTGGAAATCCTGATAAACAAGTGACAATGTGAAGCCTtcctttattaaataattttattcttctaaaattttttgtgtggATTAAATTTCTATCAGCAGATGCATACACACTGTTTACATCTATTGTAGAATTAGGATCTATTGTCATTGTGAAAACTGCATTGTCAAGATAAGCATCCAGTAATGGCTGTCGTGAATCACTATCATAAATGTCAAAATACAGTTTTATAAACTGTTGAGTAATTTCCAGGACGTGAGAATTTGtcgcaaaaaatttaataaattcaggcagagattttgtttcttcaatatcaaattttataacttttggcAATGGTTTACCATCTAGACGTACAAGATTTGGAAACTTTTCTCTTATCACAGATGAGTAATTCAAATCCATCTTCTGCAATTTACTGATAAAATCATTACCTTCGAGACGTAGTTCCTCTAACTTAAGATCCTTCAATACATTTAATGTCGAttcatactttattttattattaccaagataaagaatttttaaatttttaaaatgagtactTAATACagtcaatttttcaatccttgataatttattgttatcaagATTTAACGCTTCTAAATATGGTACTGCTTCCGCAGCTATTTGTAATACATAAATAAGTATCTCTGGTCTAAATAAAGCACAAAAATAATCGTCAATAAGATGAACATCATGATGAAAACACGACAAATTAAGTGATTTAGTTTCTTCAACGTATCTATTTGCCATAGCTAATCTAATAcgcattttaaatacttcatcaaattcaaattttggaaatcCTGATAACTCTGAAATAATACGTATCTTAAAACCAcgatcaataaatattttttcatgacaaTTAACCAATCGTTCAGCAGCCTCTTGATTATCAACATAAAATATAGCCTTGcgatttacaattttatacatgATTGGTACAAATGTCTGTGgtttcatataatttaataaagcatcaattattatttttttatcatacatatgGACGTGCGGCATCACTATTTGGTACCAGTTTGCTTCACTAAGGTTATCTAATTTATTCCAAACAGCTTTTGGTCTTCTAGATACATTATATGGTTCTGTTCCACTTAATCTATTTTTTCGAGTAAATAAtactagatttttatttttacctgtTCGTttctcatcatcatcatcatcatgaccattattACCATTAATAAAACCAATTAATTTGGGCTGGGATTTATTTCTAATCCtgaaagatattttttgtctACTAGAATTCCAATCCATGTTGCTGGtagcatcatcatcatcatcattatcatcatcaccatttctcgtaaaaaatcCAAGTCTTGATTTTATGGACTTGCCAGTAAATGtagacattttttattcttttatttttcaattaaacttATTACGCACTTGGCAAGttacaatataaatgtaaaaagaATAAAGTTGTTTATGTGATTAAATAAACACCTTGTTATCTGATACCGGACTCACTGGACCACACGCTAGATCGTAGATCTATATATAGTGTAGGTTAAAGtctgatatttattaaaaatgataaataaattttatttaaatattaattacaacttTTTTCGGTTGGTTTTTagttttagttattttttattgtcacgtgtttatgtttatttaaatttatttcaagtgtTTCAAGTTACGAACCGCACGCGTGCGTCTTTTTCGGTTAAAAATTTGGTAATTTTTGAGTTGGTAACATTGATAATCGATGATCAAAGTCTTTAAGAATGTAGGGGATTACAGATTAAATGTCAAAGATTCTCCCActtctatttaaaaaacgattccCCTCAggtctatttattattttttaaatttcccgctaagaaataaaaaagtaaacaagttattgttttaggtttcatttatgaaaattaagttttcATGAAATATTGGAGATTCCAGGTCCTAGAAAattattctaattattttccGAATCATGTCCGAGCGTGTGTAAGACATGAGTGtaatgtaactgacaagtgggaatttttttaatttttaaataaataaataaataaaatgtgagtggaatagaaataaaaaaatgcgtatttagatcAATGACAAATtcgtacgcgcattttttaaaatttcatgacttatttatttatttaaaatttataaactgtcttgtgtctgctacattcacactcatgtgtAGGACGTGTGTTTTCTTTAATGAATGTGAATGTAGCTGACGATtgacaattttcaaaattttgaattgagtcaattcaagaaaaatcgaataaaatttaaaaaatgcgcatttatagaatttgaaaatgaggatgtgcatttttttacgtttatatttttaattgtttaatttgtttattcgTAATTTGAAATTCGTCtcatatctgctacattcacactcagttttattcattgattaaaattaggctaattaaaaaaaaaaaaaaaatgtaatcagttttacgatacaaaaaaaaaaaacagttaccAATTAAGAGTTAAACGATACCTCATAAGTAAATTGCAGCAAAATCTTCATATCAGTATCGTacttaattcaaaatatcaaacTTAGTCAAAcagttaatttataacttcgGTAGgcaattgattaaataatttatatcccAGCTTAATTTTAGATCCATTGTCGTTTTTTATGATTCAGAAAGTAgaagacattgaaaaaatttaattcttttaaacatacaaataaaatacttatagaaaaaacgtaaaattttcgaattaaaatattttacaattatttttgtgcacgttctaaaaattgaattttaccaaagtaactttttttataaaaattacaaacttttctgtctgctactttcagtatcgttttttttttttcaactagagctttaatttttattaagtttattaataaaattataatagctTCAAAAAATGAGATGACTTTAACACTGTTCTAAGTAGATTAATTTGTCTTAAAGATATCGTTGACACgattaatcaaaataactgtttttataattttgatctaATGATAAAGAAGTTGGATGAATTTTTGATCatcatacatttattaatagatgaagaacaacttttaaagaatatgttttaataatttttttttaagtcaaaattttcattattttatgaattaattataagaaatgaatatattttggcgcaaaaaaaacGACATAATTGATTATGACGTCATTACATCTGTTGGAGATGAGAACCAATGAAAGTCATGCTATTCTCTTGTATTCTATTTTTGTTGTGATTCTGATAGggtaaattttgatatttttttctctccgtaCGATGGCGCGTCGGAACCGATATAATGACGTCACTTGCGTttgaatttacatttttaagaaacaatttttagttttaaaattaactgagaaatcatttattataatacttTTCCCTCAATTTTCCTTAATAACTTTcattaaactttgaaaaaaaattttaattaataaacatgcAATTTCTCTATTCGTAATCTGGTAGTCcaactatataaaaaatttattgaagtcATGCTAAGAAGCTTTGACGATTGTCAATCAAATTTGTGTATTTATGAGCGTGAATTGAACTGACAATggcagttttttaaattttcagataaataaataaaatataagaagaataaaaattaaaaattgcgtacttaaataattggaaaaccagtgcgcgcatttttttcgattccattatttcaattaattaattaattaatttaaaatttataaattgcctcatatctgctacattcactttcataatttctttaagtataattttgaataaaaatttaaaaaattgtttacttaCGCTGTTTAAAAGTccatgtaaattaatttttaatgataaacgCCCATAATAATCAGTAgctaaaagatttaattaaaattttttcaattgttctcaattatttttaattgtattttctatcagagtataaaataattttggttTTTCACCTTCGACATGAGTAAAAACTTTTGTAAGGCCACAAGCtcgaaaataacaaaattataatgGAGTTGGCCCTCAGGATCAAccgcttaaaatttttttttgtttaaattattacttagTTGTCTACAATATTGATTGactagttaatttaaaataaatcattaaataatatattatgcgcatgaatatttaattaagtcttaaatactaattaaaaatataaaattactaaaaaacttttctttgGGATTAAagattttgttaaataaaaaaaaagtttattcaaatatatacgtaatttattttcagataAAAGATAAACGAGATGTCATTATTAGTGTAGTTCCAAAACCTTCACTacgtcttaaaaaattttttttatattttacaattattattttattcatttttttttctttatcattgtttttttttcgttaaatttattcaataaaatgtaatattataattatattatcgaatattaatataatacagCGTTTTGTTatgttatagttttttttttttttaattatttctaatattacataattaataactaaaccattacaaatttaaattagatacaaaaaattatcttcgtatattaaagtaaaatttgatttatttgatatttatctatacttaaatatattttatatttaaaaaatattttttttgctatcaatgagaaaaaaaaaaaaaaataacaaaattatttaacagtgACGTTtgatagaattaaaaaacatgtaatttttttttttttttttcaatgcaaaataattaaaaactaatttattattcataattacaattatactcaattcaaaaattattaattgaaaaaataaattcaatagcaaaattttgtaaatattctttcGAGTCAGTCTTACTACTAAAagaaattgtttaaatataaactgttttaaattattcactaGTTAaactattacttttttaaaattaataataaattgcactcaaagataattaatattttaaatactaatgCACAATTTTAAGGAAGACTTAAATCCCAGATACAAGGTACGACATTTGTTTCCTCTTGAAGTTAATGATTTAATGTAGTTGTATATTGATTGACAAAGTGCGCAATCGTACCTTCatgtgtaataaatataattaaaaatttatttgaaggaCGATGCGTTGTTGTATTTCATATACCCATGATTTAAAactagaaataaatttctagtTATCATAACAAAATGTATGACATCAAGCTTCTCTTGATGGTTCGAACAAGATTATCTTGAACAAACCGAAGCTCGATTTATTTTGCCACTGCATCATTAGTActcgtaaattaatttatacgaGTACATTGCTGGTGTGTAAGCAGATCAtattttcttggtttaaattttattataatttaatttaaatcttctTTGTTTCTTCTTCAGGAGTCTTCCTCAATTGtgtgttttattttagtattcatgttttattactttttaaaaattaattatgtcatttttaaatttaaaactagtTTTGTTTAAACAATTTCTACttagtttcaatttttcttcGAAAGAATCTTTACAATCCttgctatttttactgtaaaaattactatggcaattgactgttttttttatattttttcccgGATCATGAGAATaaagagtcaaaaaaaaaaaaaaaagaaaaaagttttaagaacaataataaaattaaaaaactgatacgatgtttttaaaaaatatgaaattaaaagaagataatttgatatttgtttgaaaattttctaaatatttgattatttatcctcattaattaaaaataataattaaaataactgaaaaaaattatttgttaattaattgataagtgtgcgctagaaaaattaattgacaacgataattaatgaacattaattatcataattagattaaaatataaaattattatttttcgaatgcacactacaaatttattacatCTCTATACTGTTTTagtatatcaatttttttttttttttataaatatcaaggTAACTATATCTGTCGTAttatagttataattttttttgtcttcaatgattttaattataagtgaaaatgatttgattcattaatatttggcagttaagtaaattttataaatgatgTACAGAATGttatttagttattattttttttttctctaattaaataaacgtgTCACGAATTTGGATATTAAGCCAAGACTCAGTGCAAGAAAATATGCtagattaatatttaacaattatactaaag
This genomic interval from Microplitis mediator isolate UGA2020A chromosome 2, iyMicMedi2.1, whole genome shotgun sequence contains the following:
- the LOC130662950 gene encoding nuclear RNA export factor 1-like; this translates as MSTFTGKSIKSRLGFFTRNGDDDNDDDDDATSNMDWNSSRQKISFRIRNKSQPKLIGFINGNNGHDDDDDEKRTGKNKNLVLFTRKNRLSGTEPYNVSRRPKAVWNKLDNLSEANWYQIVMPHVHMYDKKIIIDALLNYMKPQTFVPIMYKIVNRKAIFYVDNQEAAERLVNCHEKIFIDRGFKIRIISELSGFPKFEFDEVFKMRIRLAMANRYVEETKSLNLSCFHHDVHLIDDYFCALFRPEILIYVLQIAAEAVPYLEALNLDNNKLSRIEKLTVLSTHFKNLKILYLGNNKIKYESTLNVLKDLKLEELRLEGNDFISKLQKMDLNYSSVIREKFPNLVRLDGKPLPKVIKFDIEETKSLPEFIKFFATNSHVLEITQQFIKLYFDIYDSDSRQPLLDAYLDNAVFTMTIDPNSTIDVNSVYASADRNLIHTKNFRRIKLFNKGRLHIVTCLSGFPKTQHLAETFTIDINALTESMMIITITGLFKELGFKNKTVRFFSRTFIIEQFGTGYCISNEQLHLTDATKNQQQFVNQQQLVHQQQLINQQQQQNIFQSTQSLERIPSTPAPVSSPIIPNGNTQLPDTIKEQMTRALSVTTKMNYEWSYKCLTEVNWIYDIGIKAFEEHHKRGAIPPEAFR